The nucleotide sequence CCTTTGCGCGATGTCAGCACATCCTGCGGCCTGAAGGAATTACCGGATACCGAATTCTCGACCGCCGGAATCAGAACTCGCAACCGCAGTCTCAGCCCGAGCGCCATGATCATGCGTGCCAACCCCAAGACGGTCGCCGCGCCACCCATATCTTTTTTCATCAGGCCCATGGATCGACCAGGCTTCAAGTTCAGTCCGCCAGTATCAAAGCAGACCCCTTTGCCCACCAGTGTCAGCCGGGGACCATGTTCACCCCAGCGCATATCCAGAAGGCGCGGCTCGCGCGGCGATGCGCGCCCCACCGCATGGATCATCGGGAAGTTTTCTTCGAGCAGACCATCGCCCTGCACAACGTCGAAGGACGCACCGAACTCGCGTGCAAGTGCATGGGCGGCGACTTCCAGTTCTTCCGGACCCATATCGGATGCGGGCGTATTGATCAGGTCGCGTGTCAGGCATTCACCGGCAGCGATGGCCTCGAGACGCTTGGCGTCCACTCCCTTGGGCGCAACCAATTGGGCGCCCGGCTTGTCCTGCGCGGCGTAGCGGTCGAATCGATAGGACGCCAGCAGCCATGCGAGCGACTGCTCGGACAGCATATCAACCGGATGATCGGACGCGATCCGCCAAGGGCCTTCAGGCAGTTGCGTGACGGCCTGTGCCAGAGCAAACCGCGTGCGCGACTGCGCCGCGTCTCCGCCCAACCCGAAAATCGCGCCGGCCACACTGCTACCGGTGGGCAACAGGCACAATTCACCAGGTTTTCCGGCAAAACCGGCTGCCGTTACCCAATCCGCCCATTGTGCACCATCACCGGATTTCCAACCCGCCAAATCATCAGGAGACACCAGATAGATCGGGCAGGCAGCTTCGGTTTCGGCGGCAAATTTCGGCGACATGGGATTCTCTCTTGCAGCGTTTCGAACGCACCGATCCTTATGCGAAGCAGCGTCCACCGCAAGGGTATCAGCCAGTAAATTCGCCTGGATCCCATATCTCGGTAAGCGAACGGTCCCCGACACGGCTCAGACGCGCTTGTGTAGCCGCCAGCCCCACACGGTCACGTCGCATCGCGCAAATGGACACGTCCCGCGCGACCCGAGCCAAGTCCTTCATGCCGATTCTGCGCGCGACAGCCTGCAAGCCCTCAGCCGTTTGCCCCAAGGAACCGAACGCACCCGCGCGGTGATAGCGGTCAATACGCGCGAGCCGCAACGCCATGTCTTCCATTGCATCACACAGCATTTCCTCCGCGCCGGTCTCGCCTAGTCTTTCATAGATCTCCGCCCAGGATCTTGGCATCAAGAGATACGCTTTCCTCATGTGATAAACTCACCGGTCCCACACCAACACCTCACCTTCCGTGCCCCCACGTTCAGTAATTTTGGCGCCCAAGCCTCAAGAAATGATTGCTTTCGTGTGCAAAACTCTCTCGAATTCGGTGAGAAACTGCCTTAGATCATCATCATGTCGAACGAGAACAGCACCCTGACTCATGTCAAACCACTGCCTTCCTACCTTTTGCAAAGGTATCAGGGTTGGCGCGCCACCGATTTCCGAGAACAAAGCGTGGTATCGAAGGCTTGCCGAAGAAGGCCAGCGCCCACGATGCATGATCATCACCTGCTGTGACAGCCGCGTGCAGGTCAATTCGCTTTTCGGTGCGGGACCGGGTGAATTCTTCATGCACCGCAACATCGCGAACCTCGTCCCGCCCTATGAACCCGATGGCTTGCGCCACGGGACATCTGCCGCCATCGAATACGCCGTGCGATATCTTAAGGTGTCCAACCTGATCGTGATGGGGCATTCCTCCTGCGGCGGAGCGAAAGGGTGCTACGACATGTGCAACGGCAATAACCCGGATTTGGACAGCAAAGAGAGCTTCATCGGACGCTGGATGGAGAT is from Qingshengfaniella alkalisoli and encodes:
- a CDS encoding leucyl aminopeptidase family protein, which produces MSPKFAAETEAACPIYLVSPDDLAGWKSGDGAQWADWVTAAGFAGKPGELCLLPTGSSVAGAIFGLGGDAAQSRTRFALAQAVTQLPEGPWRIASDHPVDMLSEQSLAWLLASYRFDRYAAQDKPGAQLVAPKGVDAKRLEAIAAGECLTRDLINTPASDMGPEELEVAAHALAREFGASFDVVQGDGLLEENFPMIHAVGRASPREPRLLDMRWGEHGPRLTLVGKGVCFDTGGLNLKPGRSMGLMKKDMGGAATVLGLARMIMALGLRLRLRVLIPAVENSVSGNSFRPQDVLTSRKGLTVEINNTDAEGRLVLADALAYADEESPDLMVSMATLTGAARVAVGPDLAPFYTNSATAARALAAGGDRARDPVWQMPFHEPYESMIEPDIADLDNAPSGGFAGSITAALFLRRFVEGTQNYVHFDIYGWQPSSAPARPKGGVGQGARALLQALPELLDLSDAT